From Natronincola ferrireducens, the proteins below share one genomic window:
- a CDS encoding S-layer homology domain-containing protein, with protein sequence MKRLVSMVLIFTLLFTVFSGITHAVEVSSIYTKTEIEELVRTKLNIDKEINLDYANLFTRDLQEKKFWSLQFQGENERIHVAISADTGEITNYHNWDATNYEGAITIMAEDAKKTAVKFIQTLEPQKYKETEEVTAKAPSFIIYDMARSAYEGDNYHFLFVRKLGEEFFPNNYFRVQVSGVNGKVTGYEMRWDEATYANKKSLITETKARQVFESEERLALKYVALYKNNKGEVTKPTLTPVYVYNPKESDKIHAVEGRLLKQEELYTGGQFYGPRSYGADQMATKETMNYDGGEVIPEEGILSKEKVEKAVLETLARELDITGLQVQNSHYSNYYHRMKGKFWNIYWYDEESGKSLNTTVDGEKGNIITASYSKEPREVKPYERDGLELNSLKKDMMDGKVPMEVYEEEVGNVKNTDKSQLPLLDEEKVRKEVEERIKTMFPHVKGGEVKFKRQPQMTTEAIVYFTSPRYIEGIPYEENYINVTYQYNTGEILELNYRWNDVEIQTPTKIVEKNMIEKKFYDTVGFEKYLIQLRNQEAFNSRRLDIPMKELIPVYSIKDFYFHYIDAGNGKFLDYNGEEYVEENLSIHEFKDIQSSPYKKEILLMDKMGILKEDTLYFQPDGTLLRKDALKWIVEMGWRGRFYYLNKGYGYKNDEKQPYFKDLDKDDPYYIYVEAAIENKILEKGDGYFQPEETITKIESTQWLLNAMGQKELAQFTEIFQVPYTDKGDIPKEDRGYVALAKYYNIFADKNSEGAFQPDKVFTRGEFVSILYHLLKN encoded by the coding sequence ATGAAAAGACTGGTGTCCATGGTTTTAATTTTCACATTGCTATTTACCGTATTTAGTGGCATTACCCATGCTGTAGAAGTTTCATCTATTTATACAAAGACAGAAATAGAAGAGTTGGTTCGAACAAAGCTGAACATAGATAAAGAAATAAATCTAGACTATGCCAATTTGTTCACCAGAGATTTACAGGAAAAGAAGTTTTGGAGTTTACAATTCCAAGGAGAAAATGAAAGGATTCATGTGGCCATCAGTGCTGACACAGGAGAAATTACCAACTACCATAATTGGGACGCCACCAATTATGAAGGAGCAATTACAATTATGGCGGAGGATGCAAAGAAAACCGCTGTTAAGTTTATTCAAACTCTAGAGCCACAGAAATATAAAGAGACAGAGGAAGTAACAGCAAAGGCTCCCTCCTTTATCATCTACGATATGGCGAGAAGTGCTTATGAAGGAGATAACTATCACTTTTTATTTGTTCGTAAGCTAGGAGAAGAGTTTTTCCCTAACAACTATTTTCGTGTCCAGGTATCTGGTGTTAATGGTAAAGTTACAGGCTACGAAATGCGATGGGACGAAGCTACCTATGCTAATAAAAAATCCTTAATTACAGAGACAAAGGCTCGACAAGTCTTTGAGTCAGAGGAAAGGCTTGCTTTAAAATATGTGGCCCTCTATAAGAATAATAAGGGTGAGGTAACGAAACCTACTCTAACCCCAGTATATGTATATAATCCTAAAGAATCTGATAAAATCCATGCTGTAGAGGGAAGACTTTTAAAGCAAGAGGAGCTTTATACTGGAGGTCAGTTCTATGGTCCTAGATCTTATGGTGCTGATCAAATGGCTACGAAGGAGACGATGAACTATGACGGAGGTGAAGTAATTCCAGAAGAGGGGATTTTATCAAAGGAAAAAGTAGAGAAGGCTGTATTGGAGACATTAGCTAGGGAGTTGGATATAACTGGACTACAGGTGCAAAACAGTCACTATTCTAATTATTATCACCGTATGAAGGGTAAGTTTTGGAATATATACTGGTATGATGAAGAAAGTGGAAAATCCCTCAACACCACTGTTGATGGAGAAAAGGGCAACATCATCACCGCTAGCTATAGCAAAGAGCCTAGGGAAGTAAAACCCTATGAAAGAGATGGATTAGAGTTAAATTCACTGAAAAAAGATATGATGGATGGGAAAGTCCCCATGGAGGTTTATGAAGAGGAAGTAGGGAATGTTAAAAATACAGATAAAAGTCAGCTACCTCTATTGGATGAAGAAAAGGTCAGAAAAGAAGTAGAGGAAAGGATTAAAACCATGTTTCCCCATGTTAAAGGCGGAGAGGTGAAATTTAAAAGACAACCCCAAATGACAACAGAAGCTATTGTATATTTTACTTCCCCTAGATACATTGAAGGGATACCCTATGAGGAAAACTATATTAACGTCACCTATCAATATAATACTGGAGAAATATTGGAGTTAAATTATAGATGGAATGATGTGGAGATCCAAACCCCTACTAAAATTGTTGAAAAAAACATGATAGAAAAGAAGTTTTATGATACAGTAGGCTTTGAAAAATATTTGATTCAGCTAAGGAATCAAGAGGCCTTTAATAGTAGAAGACTAGATATTCCCATGAAAGAACTGATACCTGTCTATAGTATCAAGGATTTCTATTTCCACTATATTGATGCTGGAAATGGTAAGTTTTTAGATTACAACGGGGAGGAATATGTGGAGGAAAACCTATCTATCCATGAATTTAAAGATATACAAAGTAGTCCCTATAAGAAGGAAATTTTACTTATGGATAAAATGGGAATCCTTAAGGAAGATACCCTGTATTTCCAACCTGATGGAACCCTCCTGAGGAAGGATGCCTTAAAATGGATTGTGGAGATGGGCTGGAGGGGAAGATTCTATTATCTAAATAAAGGTTATGGATACAAGAATGATGAAAAGCAACCTTACTTTAAGGACCTAGATAAGGATGATCCCTACTATATTTATGTGGAGGCAGCAATAGAAAATAAAATCCTTGAAAAGGGTGACGGCTATTTTCAACCTGAAGAAACTATAACAAAAATCGAGAGTACCCAGTGGTTGTTAAATGCCATGGGACAAAAGGAATTGGCACAGTTTACAGAGATTTTCCAAGTACCCTATACAGATAAAGGGGATATCCCAAAAGAAGATAGAGGCTATGTGGCTTTGGCTAAGTATTATAATATCTTTGCTGATAAAAACAGTGAAGGAGCTTTTCAGCCCGACAAAGTATTTACTAGGGGAGAATTTGTCAGCATACTTTACCATTTATTAAAAAATTAA
- a CDS encoding ParM/StbA family protein — translation MKNRIRLYVDGGNRLTKIMEEAKKPFSFPTIISEPGMELSYGTSFDLFDLHPTTTNIDFNNMLVEIIKDGESLGKKLVGRAAENKGVLIRDRNRYEKKSNDEVILFCLLTGIASNLVKYEKDQQPIDITINQPLVEYVANQKNLSNLYGEKLKGNVKVLYYNTSNTSEVIKEATYDIENITLCPEGIAPFFHHAVNENGTLKEAYTKDKKTVVFDIGSGQINIAAFDGLKTVGVNTFEKGMMDCYEKISMMLFNNFREKLDRKPYTYDIDNMIRYHNKILKGKKGEGINTSNIVENVFDTFAYELNKDFREFVKTKFIGNCDTAIFCGGGSEILFPYLDHYLSNDFTCIKSDTGEYHNVIGSMYYRIYKDAASNL, via the coding sequence ATGAAGAATAGAATAAGACTGTATGTAGATGGAGGCAATAGATTAACTAAGATAATGGAGGAGGCAAAAAAACCCTTCAGTTTTCCAACTATTATCTCTGAACCTGGTATGGAGTTAAGTTATGGAACAAGCTTTGATTTGTTTGACTTACACCCTACTACTACAAATATAGATTTTAACAATATGTTGGTGGAAATTATCAAAGATGGTGAATCGTTGGGAAAAAAACTCGTAGGTAGAGCTGCAGAAAATAAAGGGGTTTTAATAAGGGATAGAAATAGATATGAAAAGAAATCCAATGATGAAGTGATTCTATTTTGTCTATTAACGGGAATTGCTTCTAATCTTGTGAAATATGAAAAAGATCAACAACCCATCGATATTACCATCAATCAGCCCTTAGTAGAATACGTAGCTAATCAAAAGAACCTCTCTAACCTATATGGTGAAAAATTGAAGGGAAATGTAAAGGTTCTATATTATAACACCAGTAACACTTCAGAGGTTATTAAGGAAGCAACCTATGATATTGAGAATATCACCCTCTGTCCCGAAGGCATTGCCCCCTTTTTTCATCATGCAGTCAATGAAAATGGTACTTTAAAGGAAGCTTATACAAAGGATAAAAAGACAGTTGTTTTTGATATAGGCTCAGGTCAAATCAATATTGCTGCCTTCGATGGCCTCAAAACTGTAGGGGTGAATACCTTTGAAAAAGGCATGATGGATTGCTATGAAAAAATATCTATGATGCTTTTTAACAATTTTCGAGAAAAGCTGGATAGAAAACCCTATACCTATGATATCGACAATATGATTCGATATCATAATAAAATTCTTAAGGGCAAAAAGGGTGAGGGTATTAATACCTCCAATATCGTAGAAAATGTTTTTGACACCTTTGCCTATGAACTTAACAAAGATTTTAGAGAATTTGTCAAAACAAAATTTATTGGAAACTGTGATACAGCAATTTTTTGTGGTGGCGGTAGTGAAATTCTCTTTCCATATTTAGACCACTATCTTAGTAATGATTTTACTTGTATTAAAAGTGATACTGGAGAATATCACAATGTCATTGGCAGTATGTACTATAGAATCTATAAAGATGCAGCCAGTAACCTTTAA
- a CDS encoding YbjQ family protein: MIICNTPEVAGKEITEVLGLVKGNTIKAKHIGKDIMSGLRQIVGGELKEYTQMLDEARDTAMTLMEKEAQRLGADGIVNIRFSTSAVMQGAAEIMVYGTAVKLKDK, encoded by the coding sequence ATGATTATTTGTAATACCCCTGAGGTTGCAGGCAAAGAAATTACAGAAGTATTGGGCTTAGTAAAGGGTAATACCATCAAGGCAAAGCATATCGGTAAGGATATTATGTCGGGATTACGTCAAATTGTTGGTGGAGAACTAAAGGAATACACACAGATGCTGGATGAGGCTAGGGATACAGCTATGACACTGATGGAAAAAGAAGCTCAAAGGCTGGGGGCCGATGGGATTGTCAATATTCGTTTTTCCACTTCGGCTGTCATGCAGGGTGCTGCAGAGATTATGGTCTATGGTACTGCAGTGAAATTAAAGGATAAGTAA
- a CDS encoding LiaI-LiaF-like domain-containing protein, whose amino-acid sequence MITINIEKLTDGILLIGIGLLFLLSNLGIINWSIFGVLFRIWPLFLVVAGINIIFKNRPIVTLITWILFFAIFLSYGFVFQERHEIRNIGNYEEVIIEKYEETTKGKINLKFGGAKVDINGNDRHLVDACINPALIRSDFRFKDDKKEVIVDFDATGNVVHHIGSSSEHYSLQFHEDVVWTIAGSVGAVAGDFDLSDLKIAALDLDIGAGHIKLTLGTEYEKSDIKISAGASNINVIVPKDAGVAIRLEGLVSKGNVTALGWKKNGDYYYSPNYQEASSKLYLDVSMGVGNFNITVK is encoded by the coding sequence GTGATTACCATTAATATCGAAAAATTAACCGACGGTATTCTATTGATTGGTATCGGCCTTCTGTTTTTGTTAAGTAACTTAGGTATCATTAACTGGTCAATTTTTGGTGTTCTTTTTCGGATTTGGCCTTTATTTTTAGTTGTAGCTGGTATCAATATTATTTTTAAAAATCGACCCATCGTCACCCTTATTACATGGATTTTATTTTTTGCCATCTTCCTTTCCTATGGCTTTGTATTTCAAGAAAGACATGAAATAAGAAATATTGGAAATTATGAAGAGGTTATTATAGAAAAATATGAAGAAACTACTAAAGGAAAGATTAACTTGAAATTTGGTGGAGCTAAGGTTGATATCAACGGTAATGACCGTCATTTAGTGGATGCTTGTATTAATCCTGCTCTAATTCGAAGTGATTTTAGATTTAAAGATGATAAAAAGGAAGTTATTGTTGACTTTGATGCTACAGGAAATGTAGTCCACCATATAGGTTCTTCTTCAGAACACTATAGCCTTCAATTTCATGAGGATGTAGTTTGGACTATTGCAGGTAGTGTTGGTGCCGTGGCAGGGGATTTTGATTTATCTGATCTTAAAATTGCCGCTTTAGATCTAGATATTGGTGCAGGACACATAAAGCTAACTTTAGGTACAGAATATGAAAAATCCGATATAAAAATTAGTGCCGGTGCCTCAAATATTAATGTCATCGTTCCCAAGGATGCTGGGGTGGCCATAAGATTAGAGGGATTAGTCAGCAAAGGTAATGTAACTGCACTGGGATGGAAAAAAAACGGAGATTACTACTACTCCCCCAACTATCAGGAGGCTTCATCAAAGCTTTATCTTGATGTAAGTATGGGTGTGGGGAACTTTAATATTACTGTTAAATAA
- a CDS encoding PspC domain-containing protein, with protein sequence MGKKIYLSERDKKISGVCGGIAEYIDVDPTIIRLAWVFFAIFGGAGIIAYIIAAIIIPKNPYYHRVSQEGLEESEENVEKNHPTSNYETNDNSRWVLGVLLILLGAFFFTRNFFPQFPWYLFQFRFIFKNFWPAILIVLGIFTIINGRK encoded by the coding sequence ATGGGCAAAAAAATTTATTTATCTGAAAGAGACAAAAAAATTTCCGGTGTATGTGGAGGAATCGCAGAGTACATCGATGTAGATCCTACCATAATTCGCTTGGCATGGGTATTTTTTGCTATTTTTGGTGGCGCTGGCATAATAGCCTATATTATTGCTGCTATCATCATCCCTAAAAACCCCTATTACCACAGGGTTTCTCAGGAGGGACTAGAAGAATCTGAAGAGAATGTAGAAAAAAATCATCCTACATCAAATTACGAAACCAATGATAATAGCCGATGGGTTCTTGGCGTATTATTGATTTTACTGGGGGCCTTCTTTTTTACCCGTAACTTTTTTCCACAGTTTCCTTGGTATTTGTTTCAATTTAGATTTATATTCAAAAATTTCTGGCCTGCTATTTTGATTGTCCTTGGTATCTTTACCATTATTAATGGAAGGAAGTGA
- a CDS encoding PspC domain-containing protein: protein MTKRLYRSEADQKIAGVCGGIAEYFNIDSTLVRLGWVVFSLMGGSGILAYIIAIIIMPRRY, encoded by the coding sequence ATGACAAAAAGATTATATCGTTCTGAAGCCGATCAGAAAATAGCTGGTGTATGCGGAGGGATCGCCGAGTATTTTAACATTGATTCTACTCTAGTAAGATTGGGCTGGGTTGTCTTTTCTTTAATGGGGGGTTCTGGTATATTGGCTTATATTATTGCCATCATCATCATGCCCCGCAGATACTAA
- a CDS encoding ATP-binding cassette domain-containing protein, giving the protein MNVTISALTKYYENKCILNIDDFTIDSGALLGIIGPNGAGKSTLVKILAGLDTPSSGEIKYNDEAFSADILRNMTMVFQKPYLLRTSVFNNIAYPLKIRGVHPKEIAHRVEALIQEMGLKAIAHQNAWTLSGGEAQKVALARAIIFRPSLLILDEPTANIDPASILMMEKTIKNFYAQCSPTIIIVTHNIQQAKRICKEVAFMHYGQVLERDETKALIYHPTNPTVQGFIEGELIL; this is encoded by the coding sequence ATGAATGTTACTATTTCTGCTTTAACCAAATACTATGAAAATAAATGTATTTTAAATATAGATGACTTTACGATAGATAGTGGTGCCCTGCTGGGTATCATTGGTCCTAATGGAGCTGGAAAAAGTACGCTAGTAAAGATACTAGCAGGGCTAGACACCCCTTCTTCTGGAGAAATTAAATATAATGATGAGGCTTTTAGTGCTGATATTTTAAGAAATATGACCATGGTCTTTCAAAAACCCTATCTTCTTAGAACTTCTGTTTTTAACAACATTGCTTATCCCTTAAAAATCAGAGGTGTTCATCCTAAAGAAATAGCTCATCGGGTAGAGGCTTTAATCCAAGAAATGGGACTAAAAGCCATTGCCCATCAAAATGCCTGGACCCTTTCAGGGGGTGAAGCCCAAAAAGTTGCGCTGGCTAGGGCCATCATTTTTCGCCCTTCCCTTCTGATTTTAGATGAACCAACGGCTAATATAGACCCTGCTTCTATTTTGATGATGGAAAAAACAATCAAGAATTTTTATGCACAATGTTCTCCTACCATTATTATTGTAACCCATAATATCCAACAGGCTAAACGAATATGTAAGGAAGTGGCCTTTATGCACTATGGCCAAGTGTTAGAAAGAGATGAAACAAAGGCCCTTATCTATCATCCTACAAATCCTACAGTACAGGGTTTCATAGAAGGGGAATTGATTTTATAA
- a CDS encoding ABC transporter permease, with protein sequence MREISIGFKQAIELLFSMDKEVYDVIFLSLYVSLLSTFISTLIGTPLGIIMGTKSFPFKKVMIRFIYTAMSLPPVIVGLVVFLMLSRRGPLGFLDLIFTPTAMIIAQICLIAPIITGIVYNGTKERGYDIKNLAKTLGANKTQTLILLMKELRINIFTGIVSGYGRAISEVGAVMIVGGNIKGHTRVMTTTIAMLRNQGDYGTAIAIGIVLLLLSFIVNSLLYHFQQGD encoded by the coding sequence GTGAGGGAAATAAGTATAGGATTTAAACAAGCGATAGAATTGTTGTTTTCAATGGATAAAGAGGTATATGATGTTATCTTTTTATCTCTATACGTTTCCCTCCTCTCCACCTTTATTTCCACCCTTATTGGTACTCCTCTCGGCATCATTATGGGGACAAAGTCCTTTCCCTTCAAAAAAGTGATGATTCGCTTCATTTATACAGCCATGAGTCTCCCACCAGTGATTGTTGGCTTAGTGGTTTTTTTAATGTTATCCCGCCGGGGGCCCTTAGGTTTTCTAGACCTAATTTTCACCCCTACCGCCATGATTATTGCTCAAATATGTCTTATTGCTCCTATCATTACTGGCATCGTTTATAACGGAACAAAAGAAAGGGGTTATGATATAAAAAACCTAGCAAAAACCCTAGGTGCCAATAAAACCCAAACCTTAATTCTCCTGATGAAGGAGCTTCGTATTAATATATTTACTGGTATTGTCTCAGGCTACGGTAGAGCCATCTCGGAGGTAGGTGCTGTTATGATTGTTGGCGGCAACATTAAGGGTCATACCAGAGTTATGACGACAACCATTGCTATGCTTAGAAACCAAGGGGATTATGGTACCGCCATTGCCATAGGAATTGTATTATTGTTGTTATCTTTTATTGTCAATTCTCTACTATATCATTTTCAACAGGGTGATTAA
- a CDS encoding extracellular solute-binding protein, whose amino-acid sequence MNFKKSRAFFILTFMIVLMMIFVGCTNPQDTSAADTDTEETNGVENETPTTANTTLLLSTTTSTDNSGLLDYILPAFTEATGIEVKVIAVGTGQALQMGKDGDADVLLVHAKASEEEFVAEGHGLERFDVMYNDFVLIGPTDDPAGISTNAPQDILEAFKLIHEKKATFVSRGDDSGTHKMELNLWKELNLEPSGSWYVEAGQGMGAVIQMTDELQGYTLTDRATYLSMKNDLDLIVVTEGDTKLFNQYGVIAVNPDKNDKINDEGAQLFVEWILSEKAQSLIGEFGKDTFGESLFVPNAK is encoded by the coding sequence ATGAACTTTAAGAAAAGTAGGGCTTTTTTCATTTTAACTTTTATGATAGTATTAATGATGATATTTGTTGGATGTACAAATCCACAGGATACATCGGCTGCTGATACCGATACTGAAGAAACAAATGGTGTGGAAAACGAGACGCCAACCACTGCTAATACCACCCTTCTGTTATCTACTACAACTAGTACAGACAACAGCGGTTTGTTAGATTATATCCTCCCTGCCTTCACAGAAGCCACTGGAATAGAAGTAAAGGTTATAGCAGTAGGGACAGGACAAGCCCTACAGATGGGTAAGGACGGAGATGCGGATGTGTTATTGGTCCATGCTAAGGCTTCAGAGGAAGAATTTGTTGCTGAAGGTCATGGCTTAGAACGTTTTGATGTCATGTACAATGATTTTGTACTTATAGGCCCTACAGATGATCCTGCTGGTATTTCTACTAATGCTCCACAGGATATACTAGAGGCTTTTAAGTTAATTCATGAAAAAAAAGCTACCTTTGTTTCTAGAGGAGATGACTCAGGAACCCATAAGATGGAGTTAAACCTTTGGAAGGAATTAAACCTTGAGCCCTCTGGCAGTTGGTATGTAGAAGCTGGGCAAGGCATGGGGGCTGTTATTCAAATGACGGATGAGCTTCAAGGCTATACATTGACAGATAGAGCAACCTATTTATCCATGAAAAATGATTTAGATTTAATCGTCGTTACTGAAGGAGATACAAAACTCTTTAACCAATATGGGGTCATTGCTGTTAATCCTGATAAAAATGATAAAATCAATGATGAAGGAGCACAACTATTTGTCGAATGGATTCTTTCAGAAAAAGCACAAAGTTTAATTGGTGAATTCGGCAAAGACACCTTTGGAGAATCATTGTTTGTACCAAATGCAAAATAG
- a CDS encoding iron dependent repressor, metal binding and dimerization domain protein — protein sequence MKNGEKYRTVRGYELLKREKKQLSHSMEDYLEMIYRHAMKDGYVRMNVLAQNLNVQVSSATKMVQKLTELGFLDYKKYGIIHLTDKGKELGCSLFHRHNIVSQFLKILGVQEKILTNTETIEHGINFNVLKYIDALNNFFIANPDIKERFKEYKQNQFHD from the coding sequence ATGAAGAATGGAGAGAAATATCGTACAGTCAGGGGCTATGAATTATTAAAAAGAGAAAAAAAACAACTAAGCCATAGTATGGAGGATTATCTTGAGATGATTTATCGTCATGCCATGAAGGATGGTTATGTAAGGATGAATGTTTTGGCCCAAAACTTGAATGTCCAAGTCTCCTCTGCCACTAAAATGGTTCAAAAGCTAACAGAGCTGGGTTTTTTAGATTATAAGAAATATGGTATTATTCATTTGACAGATAAAGGAAAAGAATTAGGCTGTTCTCTATTCCATCGTCATAACATTGTATCCCAGTTCCTCAAGATTTTAGGGGTTCAGGAAAAAATCTTGACCAACACAGAAACAATTGAGCATGGTATCAATTTTAATGTCCTTAAGTATATTGATGCCCTAAATAATTTCTTCATTGCCAATCCTGATATTAAAGAACGATTTAAAGAATATAAGCAAAATCAATTTCATGATTAA
- a CDS encoding radical SAM protein, producing MRYEGSVYRPPSEAYSLIIQVTIGCSHNQCTFCSMYKDKNFRIRSLEEIIEDLHRARNHYEKVKRIFLADGNALVLKNQDLKGILLKIQELFPECERVGIYSSPKDILRKSGEELKELRDCGLAIAYLGVESGSDRILRNIKKGVNAKEMVEAGQRIVASGIKLSITLISGLGGKENWREHAIESAKVINVINPDYLGLLTLLVDPHTEIHREIQEGRFQLLSPQEVMMETEELLKSLKVENCIFRSNHASNYVALAGTLPQDKERLLQEIRAVIDGEDEDYKYEGLRRL from the coding sequence ATGAGATATGAAGGAAGTGTATATCGACCACCTAGTGAGGCCTATAGTCTAATCATACAGGTAACCATTGGTTGCTCCCATAACCAATGTACTTTTTGCAGTATGTACAAGGATAAAAACTTTCGCATACGAAGCTTGGAAGAGATTATAGAGGACTTACATAGGGCAAGAAATCACTATGAAAAAGTAAAGAGAATTTTTTTAGCCGATGGTAATGCCTTAGTATTAAAAAACCAGGATTTAAAAGGAATCCTCTTAAAAATTCAAGAACTGTTCCCTGAATGTGAGCGGGTAGGAATTTATAGCAGTCCTAAGGATATTTTAAGAAAAAGTGGGGAAGAACTGAAGGAATTAAGGGATTGTGGCCTGGCTATTGCTTATCTAGGTGTGGAATCTGGTAGTGATAGAATCCTAAGGAATATTAAAAAAGGGGTTAATGCCAAGGAGATGGTGGAGGCAGGACAGAGGATTGTAGCATCGGGTATAAAATTATCCATTACCCTGATATCTGGATTAGGTGGGAAGGAAAACTGGAGGGAACATGCTATAGAATCTGCTAAGGTAATCAATGTCATCAATCCCGATTATTTAGGACTATTAACCCTATTGGTAGACCCCCATACCGAAATCCATAGGGAGATTCAAGAGGGCAGGTTTCAATTATTAAGTCCTCAGGAAGTGATGATGGAAACAGAAGAACTTTTAAAAAGCCTTAAGGTAGAAAATTGTATTTTTAGAAGCAACCATGCTTCTAATTATGTGGCATTGGCTGGGACCCTTCCCCAGGATAAGGAAAGACTACTACAGGAAATAAGGGCAGTGATAGATGGAGAAGATGAAGATTACAAGTATGAAGGACTTAGAAGACTATAG
- a CDS encoding DUF3343 domain-containing protein: MILKDYYCVLTFHTTHHALNTEKVLKENNVAVKLMPVPRKVSSSCGIAAEFPCELKEAVLNICNSHHIELDQVHKIQKDSKHNWFAKLLNTAK; encoded by the coding sequence ATGATTTTGAAGGATTATTATTGTGTACTGACCTTTCATACCACCCATCATGCTTTAAACACAGAAAAAGTACTAAAAGAAAATAATGTAGCTGTAAAACTAATGCCAGTACCAAGAAAAGTCAGCTCCAGCTGTGGTATAGCTGCAGAATTTCCCTGTGAATTAAAAGAGGCTGTATTAAATATTTGTAATAGCCACCACATTGAGCTTGACCAGGTCCATAAAATACAAAAAGATAGTAAACATAATTGGTTTGCTAAGCTATTAAATACTGCTAAATAA
- a CDS encoding sulfurtransferase TusA family protein, with amino-acid sequence MYKIIDARGRSCPEPVVMTKQAIENFVEEGLQVLVDSMVAVENIRRFVLNQGLHVDIEESGDGYALLIKK; translated from the coding sequence ATGTATAAAATTATTGATGCTAGAGGAAGATCCTGTCCAGAGCCAGTTGTAATGACAAAGCAAGCTATTGAAAATTTTGTTGAAGAAGGTCTCCAAGTATTAGTGGACTCAATGGTGGCAGTAGAAAACATTAGACGTTTTGTTTTAAATCAAGGCCTTCATGTGGATATAGAAGAATCAGGTGATGGATATGCTTTACTAATAAAGAAATAG